In a genomic window of Penaeus monodon isolate SGIC_2016 chromosome 27, NSTDA_Pmon_1, whole genome shotgun sequence:
- the LOC119590557 gene encoding neprilysin-1-like produces the protein MEQGTGQEHPVTESSGVFRRAWGRRTPLEKVLLGVSGVAVLACMVVVGTLATSGSQASPTLSADMLSSQAKESQTKLTAEVIHDNFLNFMEVHGDKVHRLPVYITQTALGKVEICSTEECVLAAADILDAMDSSVDPCDNFYQFACGGWEQKNPVPDESSRWSQFDLLRRELSNALSVILEESEAAGDPSPLKKAKAMFSACMNTTALEEAGLIHLTDFLSLYGGWPMASADWNEENFDWQFTVADARKMLSSAYLLSVWVFADQKDTDTTALYIDQTSLGLPRSMLINPSNYEERINAYKIYMAETASIMAKYLGQSVSSEDIQFDVNAVFDFEMLLANITTPDEDRRDIDRMYNPMTVAELSDLTSSTSINWQQLLSNMFAVAGNPIESTTRVIVQEVEYVKRMAALIDTTNKRTLANYIMWRHVKALGDETNQEMRDASFKYAMVANGVTAAEPRWKDCADKTNGFLGIALGTKYVETYFSQQAKDEANEMVEDIRSAFKDLLDINDWMDEATKPLAVEKADAISKFIAYPDWYGNTTALEHFYDDLGDVHMDRHFGNVLTLSSWWSTDELNDFGLPTERSKWFSAPTIVNAFYMPEFNSITFPAGILQPPFYRANSLQALNYGGIGQVIGHEITHGFDDQGRQNDKNGNAIAWWTNATLEAFRVKAQCIVDQYDNIRVPEIDEFMPNATLNGVNTQGENIADNGGLREAFLAYQKYIDRNGEEARLPGLDQYSPQQIFFLSNANIWCGSITKEGLLNQVLTDPHSPGKFRVLVPMQNMKEFSSVWSCPVGSNMNPEKKCVVW, from the exons ATGGAGCAAGGGACAGGCCAAGAGCATCCGGTGACTGAATCCTCAGGTGTCTTTCGAAGGGCATGGGGGCGCAGAACTCCCCTAGAAAAGGTGCTCCTTGGGGTCTCTGGGGTGGCAGTTCTGGCCtgcatggtggtggtggggacCCTAGCTACATCTGGCTCTCAAGCCTCTCCGACGCTCTCTGCCGACATGCT CTCATCACAGGCAAAGGAGTCACAGACAAAGCTTACTGCAGAGGTGATCCACGATAATTTTTTGAATTTCATGGAGGTTCATGGTGATAAGGTCCACAGACTCCCTGTGTATATCACACAAACTGCGTTAGGCAAAGTGGAGATCTGTAGTACTGAAGAGTGTGTGCTAGCTGCTGCAGACATCCTAGATGCAATGGATTCCTCAGTTGATCCTTGTGACAACTTCTACCAGTTTGCATGTGGCGGCTGGGAGCAGAAAAACCCTGTGCCTGATGAGTCTTCAAGGTGGAGCCAGTTTGACCTTCTCCGACGTGAGCTGAGCAATGCTCTGAGTGTCATACTAGAGGAATCAGAAGCTGCTGGTGATCCCTCACCTCTGAAAAAGGCGAAAGCCATGTTCTCTGCTTGTATGAACACAACTGCTCTGGAAGAAGCCGGCCTAATACACCTAACAGACTTCCTCTCTCTGTATGGTGGGTGGCCGATGGCTTCAGCAGACTGGAATGAAGAGAACTTTGACTGGCAATTCACAGTCGCTGATGCAAGGAAGATGCTTAGCAGTGCATACCTATTGAGCGTGTGGGTGTTCGCCGATCAGAAAGACACTGACACGACAGCCTTGTACATTGATCAAACCTCACTGGGGCTACCAAGATCTATGCTAATTAATCCCTCTAACTATGAAGAGCGAATCAACGCCTACAAAATTTATATGGCTGAGACCGCATCTATCATGGCCAAATATCTTGGCCAGTCTGTAAGTAGCGAGGACATCCAGTTTGATGTAAATGCCGTCTTTGACTTTGAAATGCTTCTTGCCAACATCACGACCCCTGATGAAGATCGGCGAGATATTGACCGAATGTACAATCCCATGACAGTGGCAGAGCTCAGTGACCTCACATCTAGCACCAGCATCAACTGGCAGCAGCTCCTCTCCAATATGTTTGCCGTTGCTGGAAATCCTATTGAGAGTACCACACGGGTTATTGTACAGGAGGTGGAGTATGTGAAGAGAATGGCTGCACTCATCGACACCACAAACAAGCGGACACTTGCTAACTACATCATGTGGCGTCATGTAAAGGCCCTCGGTGACGAGACCAACCAGGAGATGCGTGATGCATCCTTCAAGTATGCAATGGTGGCCAATGGAGTGACTGCAGCTGAACCTAGGTGGAAGGATTGTGCTGACAAGACCAATGGTTTCCTTGGCATTGCCCTTGGAACCAAGTATGTCGAGACTTACTTTTCACAGCAGGCCAAGGATGAGGCCAATGAAATGGTAGAGGACATTCGCTCAGCCTTTAAGGATCTCCTTGATATCAACGACTGGATGGATGAAGCAACCAAACCTCTGGCTGTGGAAAAGGCTGATGCCATTTCCAAATTCATCGCTTACCCTGACTGGTATGGAAACACCACCGCACTTGAGCACTTCTATGACGATCTTGGTGATGTCCACATGGACAGACACTTTGGCAATGTGTTGACTCTCAG TTCCTGGTGGAGCACTGATGAATTGAATGACTTTGGCCTTCCAACGGAGCGAAGCAAGTGGTTCTCGGCGCCAACCATTGTCAATGCCTTCTATATGCCTGAGTTCAACTCAATCACTTTCCCTGCGGGCATCCTACAGCCACCTTTCTACCGTGCTAACTCCCTCCAGGCCCTTAACTATGGGGGTATTGGTCAG GTGATTGGGCACGAGATCACTCACGGTTTCGACGACCAGGGCCGTCAGAATGACAAGAACGGCAATGCCATCGCCTGGTGGACGAATGCCACTTTGGAAGCATTCAGAGTAAAAGCCCAGTGCATCGTCGACCAATATGACAATATCCGGGTTCCTGAGATCGATGAGTTCATGCCAAATGCCACACTCAATGGTGTTAATACACAG GGGGAAAACATTGCTGACAACGGCGGTTTAAGAGAAGCCTTTCTGGCCTACCAGAAGTACATTGATCGCAATGGAGAAGAAGCACGCCTTCCTGGCCTCGACCAGTACTCCCCCCAGCAGATCTTCTTCCTTTCTAATGCCAACATCTGGTGTGGTTCTATTACCAAGGAGGGTCTTCTGAACCAGGTGCTTACTGACCCTCACTCCCCAGGCAAGTTCCGTGTACTGGTTCCCATGCAAAACATGAAAGAGTTCTCAAGTGTGTGGAGCTGTCCTGTTGGCTCTAACATGAACCCTGAGAAAAAGTGTGTCGTATGGTAA